Proteins encoded in a region of the Flammeovirga yaeyamensis genome:
- a CDS encoding efflux RND transporter periplasmic adaptor subunit encodes MLLNKYKKGIALISLAGVLVACGGNELEDKKKELHQKQDALVKLEKEIKDLETKIEEIEGPKESKVVLKPVTVFNVEAYTFRHFVDVPGDVISNRNVVVAPETTGRIVRRFFEEGAYVRRGQRLAKLDVEILQKQIEEVEKSLELADIMYEKQSKLWEQNIGSEVQYLQAKNNKESLEAKLASLKEQEAKGYIIAPISGKIDEVYMKEGEMAPAGQPYARVVDINNVEVVAEVSEKYSRDVKRGDEVNVKFPMLDFEKAMKVNVVGQTINQTNRTFKIRMKLNEKGLDVKPNTMAVVTINDYSKDNAVAIPSNLVQKNTQGETFTYILTNDGAKKNIVKKVEIKTGKSYKGKTMITEGITAGMVVIDKGYSEVVVGEEVRVVDYKI; translated from the coding sequence ATGTTATTGAATAAATATAAAAAAGGTATTGCTCTTATTTCACTTGCAGGTGTATTGGTTGCTTGTGGTGGTAATGAACTAGAAGACAAGAAAAAAGAGCTTCATCAAAAGCAAGATGCTTTGGTGAAACTTGAAAAAGAAATAAAGGATCTTGAAACAAAAATTGAAGAAATTGAAGGTCCAAAAGAAAGTAAAGTAGTACTTAAGCCTGTAACAGTGTTTAATGTAGAAGCTTACACTTTCCGTCACTTTGTAGATGTTCCTGGCGACGTAATCTCAAACAGAAACGTTGTGGTTGCTCCGGAAACTACAGGACGTATCGTTAGAAGATTTTTCGAAGAAGGTGCTTACGTTAGAAGAGGACAAAGATTAGCTAAACTGGATGTTGAAATTCTTCAAAAACAAATCGAAGAAGTAGAGAAGTCACTTGAGTTAGCTGATATCATGTACGAAAAGCAAAGTAAGCTTTGGGAGCAAAATATTGGTTCTGAAGTACAGTATTTACAAGCTAAGAATAATAAAGAATCTCTTGAAGCTAAATTGGCTAGTTTAAAGGAGCAAGAAGCTAAAGGTTATATCATTGCACCTATCTCTGGTAAAATCGATGAGGTTTACATGAAAGAAGGAGAAATGGCACCTGCTGGACAGCCTTACGCAAGAGTAGTAGATATCAATAATGTTGAAGTTGTAGCTGAGGTTTCTGAGAAATATAGCCGTGATGTTAAGAGAGGAGATGAGGTAAACGTGAAGTTCCCTATGCTTGATTTCGAAAAAGCGATGAAAGTAAATGTAGTTGGTCAGACTATTAATCAAACAAACAGAACGTTCAAAATCAGAATGAAATTGAATGAAAAAGGTTTGGATGTTAAACCAAATACAATGGCAGTAGTTACTATTAATGATTACTCTAAAGACAACGCTGTAGCTATTCCTTCTAACTTGGTTCAAAAAAATACTCAAGGGGAAACTTTCACTTACATTTTAACTAACGATGGAGCTAAGAAAAACATCGTGAAAAAAGTAGAAATCAAAACAGGTAAATCATACAAAGGTAAAACGATGATTACTGAAGGAATTACTGCAGGAATGGTAGTAATTGATAAAGGTTACTCAGAAGTAGTTGTAGGAGAGGAAGTTCGTGTTGTAGACTATAAAATCTAA
- a CDS encoding TolC family protein, which produces MKTTALKWVTVLTLFFSTSQLIAQTDSNQTGDMMDLQDCIDYAFANTGTIKNAVIEQGISQAKVGEIISMGLPQIDIEGQFIDNLKIQQAYLPNIFGDNPNPNEVVPVAFGTQFNGNIQAAASQLIFDGTFFIGVKAAKVYNELSAKELIRSKIDVVEAVTQAYYYVLVQEEYLELINRNKEILEDLYNETKATYEAGMVEEIEFNRIEVTYNSILIQQTQLEQLQIIAKKLLKFQMGMDINAPLQLAQSLEDFRDFIVTPTDLAEASRRIEYSIMMTNIKLNNFDIRATKAEYWPKLYAFGAYGFNAGGNVISDFNSNYGDFANIGLNLTFKVFDGFNRSKRIEQKKLKGQQLQNTKTDLERQISIEQEQSRITYETNLSTLNLQEKNMNVADKVYTNTQVKFKNGVGSSLEITTSAQDYQTAANSFYTSLYDVLVAKLAFEKANGRLLNYIESEDKSKDEETLQKHNKGK; this is translated from the coding sequence ATGAAAACAACGGCCTTAAAATGGGTCACTGTACTAACTCTGTTCTTTAGTACATCTCAATTAATAGCACAAACAGACTCTAATCAGACAGGAGATATGATGGATCTCCAAGATTGTATTGATTATGCATTTGCCAATACTGGTACAATCAAAAATGCTGTTATCGAGCAAGGAATTTCTCAAGCAAAAGTAGGTGAAATTATCTCAATGGGTCTTCCTCAAATTGATATTGAAGGTCAGTTTATAGATAATTTAAAAATCCAGCAGGCATATTTACCAAATATCTTTGGTGATAATCCAAATCCAAATGAAGTTGTTCCTGTTGCTTTTGGTACTCAGTTTAATGGAAACATTCAAGCAGCTGCCTCACAGTTAATTTTTGATGGAACTTTCTTTATTGGTGTGAAAGCGGCGAAAGTATACAATGAACTTTCAGCTAAAGAATTGATTCGATCAAAAATTGATGTTGTAGAAGCGGTAACTCAAGCCTACTATTATGTTTTAGTTCAAGAAGAGTATCTTGAATTGATCAATAGAAATAAAGAAATCCTAGAGGATCTTTACAACGAAACCAAAGCGACATACGAAGCGGGTATGGTTGAAGAAATTGAGTTCAATAGAATTGAAGTAACATACAACAGTATCCTAATCCAACAAACACAATTAGAACAACTTCAGATTATTGCTAAAAAGTTATTGAAGTTTCAAATGGGTATGGATATCAACGCACCTCTTCAATTGGCTCAATCTTTAGAAGATTTTAGAGATTTTATTGTTACTCCAACAGATTTAGCAGAAGCATCAAGAAGAATTGAATATTCTATCATGATGACAAATATCAAATTAAATAACTTTGATATTAGAGCGACAAAAGCTGAATATTGGCCTAAACTATATGCGTTTGGAGCTTATGGTTTTAACGCAGGTGGTAATGTAATATCTGATTTTAATTCTAACTATGGTGATTTTGCAAATATTGGATTAAACCTAACTTTCAAAGTTTTTGATGGTTTCAACAGATCCAAAAGAATCGAGCAAAAGAAATTAAAAGGCCAACAGTTACAGAATACAAAAACTGATTTAGAACGTCAGATTTCTATCGAACAAGAACAATCTAGAATTACATACGAAACAAATCTTTCTACTTTGAACTTACAAGAGAAGAATATGAATGTAGCCGACAAGGTGTACACAAATACTCAAGTGAAGTTCAAAAACGGTGTAGGTTCCTCTTTAGAAATTACTACTTCTGCTCAAGATTATCAAACAGCAGCCAACAGTTTCTATACTTCTTTATATGATGTTTTGGTAGCAAAATTAGCCTTCGAAAAAGCGAATGGCCGTTTGTTAAACTACATCGAAAGCGAGGATAAATCTAAAGATGAAGAAACGTTGCAAAAACATAATAAAGGAAAATAA
- a CDS encoding TetR/AcrR family transcriptional regulator translates to MTTDQLKIRIIDEARKQFKAYGIKRVTMSGISNELGISKKTLYNVFKDKEEMISSSIEHHITEDIEYVDKVTDDQSLDGVFKLASIFFFFFTRIKDINPLTFMDLKKFYPEMYRKFECHKKGCFFDSMEKIMSQGIKEKFFLEDINVPLLVSMRMWQLETALDTSVYDHSKYSVETIQLEMFKHFIRGIATTEGILLLDKYLKNFINESQSSNI, encoded by the coding sequence ATGACCACTGATCAACTTAAAATCAGAATCATTGATGAAGCCAGAAAGCAGTTCAAGGCTTATGGTATAAAAAGAGTCACTATGTCGGGGATTTCTAACGAGTTGGGAATCTCAAAAAAAACATTGTACAACGTCTTTAAGGACAAAGAAGAAATGATAAGTTCTTCTATTGAACATCATATTACTGAGGATATAGAATATGTAGATAAGGTAACGGATGATCAATCTTTAGACGGCGTTTTTAAATTGGCTAGTATATTCTTTTTCTTTTTCACTAGAATAAAAGATATCAATCCTTTGACATTTATGGATTTAAAGAAATTTTATCCAGAAATGTATCGAAAGTTCGAATGTCATAAGAAGGGTTGTTTTTTTGATTCAATGGAAAAAATCATGAGCCAAGGAATTAAAGAAAAATTCTTTTTGGAAGATATCAATGTCCCACTCTTAGTTTCTATGAGAATGTGGCAATTAGAAACAGCATTGGATACAAGTGTGTACGATCATTCAAAATATAGTGTAGAAACTATACAGCTAGAAATGTTCAAGCACTTTATAAGGGGAATCGCTACGACAGAAGGAATACTACTATTAGATAAATATCTTAAAAATTTTATCAACGAATCTCAATCATCAAACATATGA